One region of Chryseobacterium sp. SORGH_AS_0447 genomic DNA includes:
- a CDS encoding alpha/beta hydrolase produces the protein MKFDLYTAEHDERIIYITGNFNGWNPRDPRFKLALKDSRNYSIEIDDKVLPDHIEYKFTKGGWENVELDRHGNITPNRKASKSSGTASNTVEKWRLNWGPFKDEYFPVAEIISEKFYIPQLDRYRKVWALLPYNYHVSEKSYPVLYLQDAQNLFNEGSDYGNWEIDKKLSVLSEYGRGDVIIIAVEHGSEERIKEYIFDNDHVANGSEGKKYIRFITDTLKPYVDQKYRTKKDRENTGIGGSSLGALISIYSGFLYPEVYSKLLIFSPSLWVEPNNNFPMMNFRIPFKTKIYLYGGGQEGSKMVKRIHAFEESLKHWEEKNLFDFEIRTSINPEGTHSEFYWSQEFPRAIEWLYYNNTENPVEVKPKQDSIKN, from the coding sequence ATGAAGTTTGACCTTTATACCGCAGAACATGATGAAAGGATTATTTATATCACCGGAAATTTTAACGGCTGGAATCCGCGGGACCCGCGTTTTAAGCTTGCATTAAAAGACTCCCGGAACTACTCTATTGAAATCGATGATAAGGTCTTACCTGACCATATCGAATATAAATTTACGAAAGGCGGCTGGGAAAATGTGGAACTTGACAGGCATGGAAATATCACTCCAAACCGGAAAGCGTCGAAATCTTCAGGAACGGCTTCCAATACCGTGGAAAAATGGAGACTCAACTGGGGGCCTTTCAAAGATGAATATTTTCCGGTCGCCGAAATTATTTCTGAAAAGTTTTATATCCCGCAGCTCGACCGCTACCGGAAAGTTTGGGCACTCCTGCCCTATAATTATCACGTTTCAGAAAAAAGCTATCCCGTGCTGTACCTGCAAGACGCACAGAACTTATTCAATGAAGGCAGCGACTACGGGAACTGGGAAATCGATAAAAAGCTTTCCGTGCTTTCAGAATACGGCCGTGGTGATGTGATCATCATTGCGGTTGAACACGGAAGCGAAGAGCGGATTAAAGAATATATTTTCGATAATGACCATGTGGCCAACGGCTCGGAGGGGAAAAAATACATCCGCTTTATTACCGATACCTTAAAGCCTTACGTAGATCAAAAGTACCGCACTAAAAAGGATCGTGAAAATACGGGAATCGGGGGAAGCTCGCTCGGTGCCCTGATCAGCATTTATAGCGGATTTCTGTATCCAGAAGTCTATTCCAAACTGCTGATCTTCTCCCCTTCACTTTGGGTGGAACCGAACAACAATTTCCCAATGATGAATTTCCGGATTCCATTTAAAACAAAAATTTACCTGTACGGCGGCGGACAGGAGGGCTCTAAAATGGTAAAAAGAATTCATGCTTTTGAAGAATCCCTGAAACATTGGGAAGAGAAAAATCTCTTCGATTTTGAAATCAGGACCAGCATTAATCCGGAAGGTACCCATAGCGAATTTTACTGGTCGCAGGAATTTCCACGAGCCATCGAATGGCTGTACTACAACAACACCGAAAACCCTGTGGAAGTGAAGCCGAAGCAGGACAGCATTAAAAATTAA
- the apaG gene encoding Co2+/Mg2+ efflux protein ApaG yields the protein MMFSKMTSNIKVSVVPEYDTKNSYPSENRYVFKYNITIENDGTFPIKILKRKWLIFDVGFGYTEITGDGVIGLTPEIANGENFTYFSNVMLRSGVGNMSGKYLVRNMDTQENFEIDIPKFNLLAEVLSN from the coding sequence ATGATGTTCTCAAAAATGACTTCCAATATCAAAGTTTCAGTAGTTCCTGAATACGATACCAAAAACAGTTATCCCTCTGAAAACCGTTACGTTTTCAAGTATAATATAACGATCGAAAACGATGGTACTTTTCCGATTAAGATCCTTAAAAGAAAATGGCTGATTTTTGATGTCGGTTTCGGCTACACCGAAATCACCGGAGATGGTGTGATCGGGCTTACCCCTGAGATTGCCAACGGCGAAAATTTCACTTATTTTTCAAATGTGATGCTCCGTTCCGGTGTAGGGAATATGAGCGGAAAATACCTGGTTAGAAACATGGACACCCAGGAAAACTTTGAAATAGATATTCCTAAATTCAATCTTTTAGCGGAAGTATTAAGCAATTAA
- a CDS encoding glycogen synthase, whose protein sequence is MTVFHISTECYPVAKVGGLADVVGALPKYQNKTKGVDAKVVMPWYNKSFVYDHEFDIVFDGFIHQGPNMLQVQVLKEKSNALGFELYMVRIPGLLDRDNPYGYQDENFQFIGFQHGVLHWLSAMQIRPDVLHCHDYHTGLIPFMVEHCWEFSFLKGVKTIGTIHNGEYQGMMSWEMANYIPSFDRYKWGLMDWDGLINPLASMIKCAHSFTTVSQGYLEELFVSFRGIEGLVRDESHKAYGIINGIDTEVWNPETDPMLDFNFNEGNAVVLKKKNKEKLCREYGLRPELPLFAFIGRFATEKGADFLPDVVWRSITQTHGALNIMILGSGNTYIENKLKEYDYIYSNFALDLGYKEYLSHKIYASADFLLMPSRVEPCGLNQMYSMRYGTVPIVRYTGGLRDTVSDISTGGAGLNFTSPGVDDIIHAMNRALLVYNQKGTMENLIHANMNFDFAWETSAEKYINLYKK, encoded by the coding sequence ATGACAGTATTTCATATCAGTACGGAATGTTATCCGGTAGCAAAAGTAGGAGGCCTGGCCGATGTAGTAGGGGCTTTGCCAAAATATCAGAACAAAACTAAAGGAGTTGATGCGAAGGTGGTTATGCCCTGGTACAACAAATCTTTCGTTTATGACCATGAGTTTGACATAGTTTTTGATGGGTTCATCCATCAGGGGCCAAACATGCTGCAGGTGCAGGTTTTAAAGGAAAAATCAAACGCTTTAGGATTTGAATTGTACATGGTAAGAATCCCGGGATTGCTGGATCGCGACAATCCTTACGGGTACCAGGATGAGAATTTTCAGTTCATTGGTTTCCAGCACGGCGTTCTTCACTGGCTCAGTGCCATGCAGATCCGTCCGGATGTTCTGCACTGCCACGATTATCATACGGGATTGATTCCGTTTATGGTGGAACATTGCTGGGAATTTTCCTTTTTAAAAGGAGTAAAAACAATCGGGACCATTCATAATGGTGAATATCAGGGAATGATGAGCTGGGAGATGGCCAATTATATTCCGTCTTTCGACCGATACAAATGGGGCCTCATGGACTGGGACGGACTGATCAATCCTCTGGCAAGCATGATTAAGTGTGCGCATTCCTTTACCACGGTTTCGCAGGGGTACCTTGAAGAACTCTTTGTAAGCTTCCGGGGAATTGAAGGTCTGGTACGCGATGAGTCCCACAAAGCTTATGGGATTATCAACGGCATCGATACGGAAGTCTGGAACCCGGAAACCGATCCGATGCTGGATTTTAATTTTAATGAAGGAAATGCAGTGGTTTTAAAGAAAAAGAACAAAGAAAAGCTGTGCCGGGAATACGGTCTGAGACCGGAGCTGCCGTTGTTTGCCTTTATCGGAAGGTTTGCTACCGAAAAAGGAGCGGATTTCCTTCCGGATGTGGTGTGGAGAAGCATTACACAGACGCATGGCGCTTTAAACATCATGATTCTGGGATCGGGAAACACTTATATCGAAAACAAACTGAAGGAATACGATTATATTTATAGCAATTTCGCGCTGGATCTTGGATATAAGGAATATCTTTCGCATAAAATATACGCTTCGGCGGACTTTTTGCTGATGCCATCGAGGGTAGAACCCTGTGGACTGAATCAGATGTATTCCATGCGTTATGGTACGGTTCCTATTGTAAGATATACAGGAGGATTAAGGGATACGGTAAGTGATATTTCTACCGGCGGGGCAGGATTGAATTTTACATCTCCCGGCGTTGATGATATCATCCATGCGATGAACAGAGCCTTACTGGTATATAATCAAAAAGGGACAATGGAAAACCTGATTCATGCCAATATGAATTTTGATTTTGCCTGGGAAACTTCTGCTGAAAAATATATTAATTTATATAAAAAGTAA
- a CDS encoding glucose-1-phosphate adenylyltransferase, protein MNRNVISIVLGGGRGTRLFPLTYSRSKPAVPIAGKYRLVDIPISNCLNSGMNKILVLTQFNSASLNSHIKNSYHFDIFSKGFVDILAAEQNVENDNWYQGTADAVRQSMKHLDKYDYEYILILSGDQLYQMDFKEMLDFHIERGGDVTIATIPVNAKDATGFGILSSDDEGNITSFVEKPGYDMLDGLKSEVSDENKYAGKEYLASMGIYIFTKSILKKMFEEGAGDDFGKDIIPNSIGKYTTLSYQYEGYWTDIGTIESFYEANLDLCQDFPQFNLFSSSPIYTRARMLPPSKINGSYVSKAVFGDGCIIMADKIENSVIGNRTRIDKGSTIVNSYVMGSDFYQGTAEIVENDDHGQPNMGIGKYCYIEKAILDKNCYIGDNVRIIGGKHLQDGDYGTHSVQDGIIVVKKGAVLKAGTHIG, encoded by the coding sequence ATGAATCGCAATGTTATATCCATTGTTTTAGGAGGCGGAAGGGGAACAAGATTATTTCCTCTCACCTATTCAAGGTCTAAGCCGGCTGTTCCAATCGCCGGAAAATACAGATTGGTAGATATTCCTATTTCCAACTGCCTGAATTCAGGAATGAATAAAATCCTGGTATTAACGCAGTTTAATTCAGCTTCACTGAATTCGCATATTAAAAATTCTTATCATTTCGACATTTTCAGCAAAGGATTTGTAGATATTCTTGCTGCTGAACAGAATGTAGAAAACGATAACTGGTACCAGGGAACGGCTGATGCCGTACGTCAGTCGATGAAGCATCTTGATAAATATGATTATGAATATATCCTAATCCTTTCCGGAGACCAGCTGTACCAGATGGATTTCAAAGAAATGCTGGATTTCCATATCGAAAGAGGCGGTGATGTAACGATTGCTACCATTCCGGTAAATGCAAAAGATGCAACCGGTTTTGGGATCTTAAGTTCGGATGATGAAGGAAATATTACTTCTTTTGTCGAAAAACCGGGTTACGATATGTTAGACGGACTGAAATCTGAAGTTTCCGATGAAAATAAGTATGCTGGCAAAGAGTATCTTGCTTCTATGGGAATTTATATCTTTACGAAAAGCATCCTGAAAAAAATGTTTGAAGAAGGTGCAGGAGATGATTTCGGAAAAGACATCATTCCGAATTCCATCGGAAAATATACCACATTAAGTTATCAGTATGAAGGCTACTGGACCGACATCGGTACCATTGAGTCATTCTACGAAGCCAACCTGGACCTTTGTCAGGACTTCCCTCAGTTTAACCTGTTTTCTTCCTCACCCATCTATACCAGAGCGAGAATGCTCCCACCGTCAAAGATCAATGGCTCCTATGTAAGTAAGGCGGTTTTTGGAGACGGATGCATTATTATGGCTGATAAGATCGAAAATTCCGTGATCGGAAACCGTACCCGAATTGATAAAGGAAGTACGATTGTCAATTCTTATGTCATGGGTTCTGATTTTTACCAGGGCACTGCTGAAATCGTCGAAAATGACGACCATGGCCAGCCGAATATGGGTATCGGAAAATACTGTTACATCGAAAAAGCGATTTTAGATAAAAACTGCTATATCGGCGATAATGTAAGAATCATCGGAGGAAAACACCTTCAGGATGGCGATTACGGAACCCACTCCGTTCAGGACGGAATCATCGTGGTGAAGAAAGGAGCAGTGCTGAAAGCGGGAACACATATAGGATAA
- a CDS encoding SRPBCC domain-containing protein — translation MRFFKIIAVFVVLLVGAYAASMYYFVDESKDFKIEKEIDYPLEKVFLQFNNLQHFTRWNNFFTSSKSVDIDYYTPYEGQGSSISYADSKNDTDGEMFIRYENPNKSLRYQLFEDRNESPTVVDVKFKALSADKTKITWVVHTPKLSVLRRVENFWTEDRFAENIDKSMANLKNVLGNKVEKDNQMAAIKYDSIMVENEEEKLLLGINVSASNKKDALYKNIVMNYNKIYNYTTMDLGKKEDEFGYPVLVTDADNYKDKEVSYFLGIPLSKKFGVTDNNFSFRTLNPAQNYVMYYKGNYAGRVKAIQQLIQKAKKDEMRFNDIRQTFLERPMEEQDVNMKLSLSVFK, via the coding sequence ATGCGTTTTTTTAAGATCATAGCGGTATTTGTTGTTTTGCTGGTCGGGGCTTATGCGGCTTCGATGTACTATTTTGTAGACGAGAGCAAAGATTTCAAAATAGAAAAAGAGATCGATTATCCTCTGGAAAAAGTCTTTTTACAGTTCAACAACCTGCAGCATTTCACACGCTGGAACAACTTCTTTACGAGTTCTAAATCCGTTGATATTGACTATTATACGCCTTATGAAGGGCAGGGCAGTTCCATCAGCTATGCAGATTCCAAAAACGACACCGATGGGGAGATGTTTATTCGGTACGAAAACCCAAACAAATCGCTCCGGTATCAGCTTTTCGAAGACCGGAATGAAAGTCCGACGGTTGTTGATGTTAAGTTTAAAGCGCTGTCTGCGGATAAAACGAAAATCACTTGGGTGGTACATACGCCGAAATTATCTGTTCTGCGAAGAGTGGAAAACTTCTGGACAGAAGACCGCTTTGCTGAAAACATCGATAAAAGCATGGCCAACCTGAAAAATGTTCTCGGTAATAAAGTAGAGAAAGACAACCAGATGGCCGCCATCAAATACGACAGCATTATGGTTGAAAATGAGGAGGAAAAACTGCTCCTGGGCATCAATGTAAGCGCTTCCAACAAGAAAGATGCGCTGTACAAAAATATCGTGATGAATTATAATAAAATTTATAATTACACCACGATGGATTTAGGCAAAAAAGAAGATGAGTTCGGCTATCCGGTTCTGGTAACGGATGCGGATAATTACAAAGACAAAGAAGTCTCGTATTTCCTGGGAATTCCACTCTCTAAAAAATTCGGCGTTACCGACAATAATTTCAGCTTCAGGACGCTTAATCCTGCGCAGAATTATGTGATGTATTATAAGGGAAATTATGCCGGAAGGGTGAAAGCGATACAACAATTAATCCAGAAAGCCAAGAAAGATGAGATGCGTTTTAATGATATTCGTCAGACTTTTCTAGAACGCCCTATGGAAGAGCAGGATGTCAATATGAAACTCTCATTATCAGTATTTAAGTAA
- the glgB gene encoding 1,4-alpha-glucan branching protein GlgB, translating to MNSVKTYTLFTDQDIYLFKEGKHYKLYDKFGAHSVEKDGVQGVYFSVWAPNAKQVSVIGNFNGWNKKDHLLFPRWDRSGIWEGFVAGLTWGTLYKYAVETYRGEILEKSDPYALSWEQNLQAASLVSTTWYEWQDKEWMENRWKKNTLKAPLSVYEMHLGSWIRDEHNPERFLNYRDIAEKLIPYIKEMGFTHVEFMPLMEYPYDPSWGYQITGFYAATSRFGSPQDLMFLINELHSNGIGVILDWVPSHFPGDANGLHRFDGSFLYEHEDPRKGFHPDWKSYIFNYGRNEVKSFLISNAMFWLERYHADGLRVDAVTSMLHLDYSRNEGEWEPNIYGGNVNLEAKTFLQEFNTAVYKEFGDNIITIAEESSDFPMLTKPVHDGGVGFGMKWMMGWMHDTLAYFKEDPIDRKFFHHKLTFASMYMYNENYMMPLSHDEVVHGKASLIYKMKGDEWQKFANLRALYVYMFTHPGAKLLFMGDEFGQTSEWNFKKSLDWHLLNFPVHKGLQTLVKDLNHLYRNETAFYENQFSPEGFQWVEADDTDNSVYIYLRKGKQEDDVVMVILNLTPRVLDYKIGVPDESQWEIIFNSDDKKYAGSGVEPDIFREDQEEFRGHKKSISIKLSPLAGIILRKKEKEIKETAVSNTKDKKDDPGGRRFRQKI from the coding sequence ATGAATTCGGTTAAAACATACACTCTTTTTACAGACCAGGACATTTATCTCTTCAAAGAAGGTAAACATTACAAGCTCTACGATAAATTCGGGGCACACTCAGTTGAAAAAGACGGCGTGCAGGGCGTTTACTTCTCGGTCTGGGCACCCAACGCCAAGCAGGTCTCGGTAATCGGAAACTTCAACGGCTGGAACAAGAAAGATCATCTTTTATTTCCCCGCTGGGACAGATCCGGGATCTGGGAAGGCTTCGTCGCCGGACTGACCTGGGGAACGCTCTATAAATATGCTGTTGAAACCTATCGCGGTGAAATCCTCGAGAAAAGTGATCCGTACGCCTTAAGCTGGGAACAGAATCTTCAGGCGGCATCGCTGGTTTCCACTACCTGGTATGAATGGCAGGACAAAGAATGGATGGAAAACCGCTGGAAGAAAAATACCCTGAAAGCACCACTTTCCGTCTACGAAATGCATTTGGGATCCTGGATAAGGGATGAACATAATCCTGAAAGGTTTTTAAATTACCGTGATATTGCAGAAAAGCTGATTCCTTACATTAAAGAAATGGGTTTTACACACGTAGAATTTATGCCGCTGATGGAATATCCGTATGATCCGAGCTGGGGCTATCAGATTACCGGCTTTTATGCCGCTACTTCGCGTTTCGGTTCGCCGCAGGACCTGATGTTCCTGATTAACGAGCTTCACAGCAATGGGATCGGGGTGATTTTAGACTGGGTGCCTTCGCATTTTCCGGGCGATGCCAATGGCCTGCACCGGTTTGACGGTTCTTTCCTGTATGAGCATGAAGACCCGCGGAAGGGTTTTCATCCCGACTGGAAATCCTATATTTTCAATTACGGTAGAAACGAAGTGAAATCCTTTTTAATTTCCAATGCCATGTTTTGGCTGGAACGTTATCATGCTGACGGATTGCGGGTAGATGCGGTAACTTCTATGCTGCATCTGGATTATTCCCGAAACGAAGGCGAATGGGAACCGAATATCTACGGCGGTAACGTAAACCTGGAAGCAAAGACATTCCTGCAGGAATTCAATACCGCGGTGTATAAAGAATTTGGTGATAATATCATTACCATTGCAGAAGAAAGTTCCGATTTTCCGATGCTTACCAAGCCTGTCCATGATGGCGGCGTTGGCTTTGGCATGAAATGGATGATGGGCTGGATGCACGATACGCTGGCTTATTTTAAAGAAGATCCCATTGACAGGAAGTTCTTTCATCATAAGCTTACCTTCGCTTCCATGTACATGTACAATGAAAATTACATGATGCCGCTATCCCATGACGAGGTAGTACATGGAAAAGCCAGCCTGATTTATAAGATGAAAGGCGACGAATGGCAGAAATTTGCCAATCTCCGGGCCTTATATGTCTATATGTTTACGCATCCGGGAGCAAAGCTGTTGTTCATGGGAGATGAATTCGGACAGACCAGCGAATGGAATTTCAAGAAAAGCCTGGACTGGCATTTGCTGAATTTCCCTGTTCATAAAGGATTGCAGACTTTGGTAAAAGATCTCAACCATCTTTACCGAAACGAAACGGCCTTTTATGAAAATCAGTTCAGTCCGGAAGGTTTTCAATGGGTGGAAGCGGATGATACGGATAATTCGGTCTATATCTATTTAAGAAAAGGCAAACAGGAAGACGATGTAGTCATGGTCATCCTAAATTTAACACCAAGGGTTTTGGACTATAAAATCGGAGTACCCGACGAAAGCCAGTGGGAAATTATTTTTAACTCCGATGACAAAAAATACGCGGGAAGCGGGGTAGAGCCGGATATTTTCAGGGAAGACCAGGAAGAATTTAGAGGACATAAAAAATCCATCAGCATCAAGCTATCGCCATTGGCCGGAATTATTTTAAGGAAGAAAGAAAAAGAGATAAAAGAAACAGCAGTAAGCAATACAAAAGATAAAAAAGATGATCCAGGCGGCAGACGTTTTAGGCAGAAGATATGA
- the odhB gene encoding 2-oxoglutarate dehydrogenase complex dihydrolipoyllysine-residue succinyltransferase: MSVLEMKVPSPGESITEVEIATWLVKDGDYVEKDQPIAEVDSDKATLELPAEQSGVITLKAEEGDVVQVGQVVCLIDMDAKKPEGGAAPAAEAPKQEEAPKAAAPAPQEAPKPAAQPAPAAAAQTYATGAPSPAAKKILDEKGMDAAQVSGSGRDGRITKSDAELAAVPALGGNPVTATGSRTTTTTKLSVLRRKIAQRLVSVKNETAMLTTFNEVDMSEIFRLRKQYKEEFAQRHGVGLGFMSFFTKAVTRALQLYPDVNASIDGDFKVNYDFCDISIAVSGPKGLMVPVLRNAENMSFAGVEANIKDLAVKVRDGKITVDEMTGGTFTITNGGTFGSMLSTPIINPPQSAILGMHNIIQRPVAVDGQVVIRPMMYVAMSYDHRIIDGKESVGFLVAVKEAIDNPVEILMNGDERKGLGL, encoded by the coding sequence ATGTCAGTTTTAGAAATGAAAGTTCCTTCACCGGGCGAATCAATTACAGAAGTTGAAATTGCAACCTGGCTTGTAAAAGATGGGGATTATGTAGAAAAAGACCAACCCATTGCTGAAGTAGATTCAGACAAAGCTACTCTAGAATTGCCTGCTGAGCAAAGTGGTGTTATCACTTTGAAAGCTGAAGAAGGTGACGTGGTACAGGTAGGACAGGTAGTTTGTTTAATCGATATGGATGCTAAAAAGCCTGAAGGAGGAGCTGCCCCTGCTGCTGAAGCTCCAAAACAGGAAGAAGCTCCGAAAGCGGCTGCTCCTGCGCCACAGGAAGCTCCAAAGCCAGCTGCTCAACCGGCTCCGGCGGCGGCTGCCCAGACTTATGCTACCGGTGCTCCATCTCCTGCTGCTAAGAAGATCCTTGACGAAAAAGGAATGGATGCAGCACAGGTTTCAGGAAGCGGAAGAGACGGAAGAATTACAAAATCTGACGCAGAACTGGCAGCAGTTCCTGCATTGGGAGGAAACCCGGTAACGGCTACAGGTTCCCGAACTACTACTACAACAAAACTTTCAGTTCTTAGAAGAAAAATCGCTCAGAGATTGGTTTCTGTAAAAAATGAAACGGCGATGTTGACGACTTTCAACGAAGTTGATATGTCTGAAATCTTCAGATTAAGAAAACAATATAAAGAAGAATTTGCTCAGAGACACGGGGTAGGCCTTGGTTTCATGTCTTTCTTCACGAAAGCGGTAACAAGAGCATTGCAGCTGTATCCGGATGTAAATGCATCGATCGACGGAGATTTCAAAGTAAATTATGATTTCTGTGATATTTCAATTGCCGTTTCAGGTCCTAAAGGACTAATGGTTCCGGTATTGAGAAATGCTGAAAATATGTCTTTTGCTGGTGTTGAAGCCAACATCAAAGATCTTGCGGTAAAAGTAAGAGACGGAAAAATCACGGTTGACGAAATGACAGGCGGTACATTTACCATTACAAACGGGGGTACTTTCGGGTCTATGTTGTCTACACCGATCATCAACCCACCTCAATCCGCAATCCTGGGAATGCACAACATTATCCAAAGACCGGTTGCAGTAGACGGGCAGGTAGTAATTCGTCCGATGATGTATGTAGCTATGTCTTATGACCACCGAATCATCGATGGAAAAGAATCTGTAGGATTCCTGGTAGCGGTAAAAGAAGCGATCGACAATCCGGTTGAAATCCTGATGAATGGGGACGAAAGAAAAGGTCTCGGATTGTAA
- a CDS encoding 3'-5' exonuclease: MDFCAIDFETATHEKNSACELGICIVQDSKIVETKTWLIKPPSFPYFSPFNVDVHGIVPDDVKDAPTFDEIWYEVEEMMYGTLMIAHNAGFDAGVLRGCLNHYGMFTPKLNYLCSIQLAKKSWNYLPRYGLKHLAEYHQISFNHHRAGADAEVCAKISLLAFEKLFLTSNEEVVDFMKLKIKKL, from the coding sequence ATGGATTTTTGTGCAATTGATTTCGAAACGGCAACACACGAGAAAAATTCTGCGTGTGAGCTGGGTATTTGTATTGTACAGGATTCTAAGATCGTGGAGACGAAAACATGGCTGATTAAACCGCCGAGTTTTCCGTATTTCAGCCCATTTAATGTAGATGTTCACGGAATTGTTCCGGATGACGTGAAAGATGCACCTACTTTCGATGAAATCTGGTATGAAGTGGAGGAAATGATGTATGGGACACTGATGATTGCGCATAATGCGGGTTTTGATGCCGGAGTTCTGCGGGGATGCCTGAACCACTACGGAATGTTTACTCCGAAGCTCAACTATCTTTGCAGTATACAGCTGGCTAAAAAGTCATGGAATTACCTGCCGAGATATGGTTTGAAACATCTGGCGGAATATCATCAGATCAGTTTTAATCATCACCGGGCCGGCGCCGATGCCGAAGTGTGTGCAAAAATATCGTTACTGGCTTTTGAAAAGCTGTTTTTGACGAGCAATGAAGAAGTGGTGGATTTTATGAAATTAAAAATCAAAAAACTTTAG
- a CDS encoding M17 family metallopeptidase, producing the protein MKLINKKNKNYTQVFHLFTEEEWTKSCRNFNKNISNFFTGKKHEVFIHIHEEGTAYFIGLGKSSLQNFEAQQVAVKFSQVYKEKIQAVPTLVLADFMNEKQFEELVKGLLIGTYNYPFEKKHAFWNAKFEIHFENLSQKKLDFISQKAEAMSTGQIACQEWLNKPANLKKPDAFSLYLKNLAKKYDIKYTAFNRKKCEELGLGAYLSVNQGSAYDAAFTILEYKTPVKNAKTFGLVGKCVLFDTGGISLKNPDNMHYMKSDMGGATAVLGTLIYAAEMQLPVNITAILPITDNAISEKAFLPSDVITAYNGKTIEVLNTDAEGRMILADGLSYMAKNFKTDFLIDLATLTGSSVRMFGDTCGAMFSNNEELKNLLLKTGDKTNQRLWNLPLWDIWKDDIRSDVADVKNISMKPIGDCIVAAKFLEQFIENHPRWAHLDIAGVAFGSVGYAKEKAATGFGVQLLADLIENYH; encoded by the coding sequence ATGAAGCTTATCAACAAAAAAAATAAAAATTACACCCAGGTATTTCATCTTTTTACAGAAGAAGAATGGACGAAATCCTGCAGAAATTTTAATAAAAATATCTCCAATTTTTTCACCGGGAAGAAGCATGAGGTTTTTATCCATATCCATGAGGAAGGAACCGCTTATTTTATCGGGCTGGGAAAATCGTCATTGCAGAATTTTGAGGCTCAGCAGGTGGCTGTAAAGTTCTCCCAGGTTTATAAAGAAAAAATACAGGCCGTCCCGACGCTGGTTCTGGCTGACTTTATGAACGAAAAACAGTTTGAAGAATTGGTAAAAGGCCTGCTGATCGGCACCTACAACTACCCTTTTGAAAAAAAACATGCTTTCTGGAATGCGAAATTCGAAATTCATTTTGAGAACTTAAGCCAGAAAAAACTGGATTTTATCAGCCAGAAAGCCGAAGCCATGAGCACCGGACAGATTGCCTGCCAGGAATGGCTGAACAAACCGGCCAACCTTAAAAAACCGGATGCTTTCAGTTTATATTTAAAAAATTTAGCTAAAAAATACGACATCAAATATACGGCCTTCAACAGGAAAAAATGTGAGGAACTCGGTTTGGGGGCCTATCTTTCCGTCAATCAGGGAAGTGCCTACGATGCGGCTTTTACCATTCTGGAATATAAAACACCCGTTAAAAATGCCAAAACTTTTGGGTTGGTAGGCAAATGCGTTTTATTCGACACCGGAGGGATTTCTCTGAAAAATCCAGACAATATGCATTATATGAAATCGGATATGGGCGGTGCAACGGCTGTTCTGGGAACCCTGATCTATGCCGCCGAAATGCAGCTGCCGGTAAACATTACCGCCATCTTACCGATCACCGATAATGCTATTTCGGAAAAGGCGTTTCTTCCGAGCGATGTCATCACGGCTTACAACGGAAAAACAATCGAAGTATTAAATACCGATGCGGAAGGCCGGATGATTCTTGCAGACGGACTTTCGTATATGGCGAAAAATTTCAAAACGGATTTCCTGATCGATCTTGCTACCTTAACCGGAAGCTCCGTGAGAATGTTCGGCGATACCTGCGGGGCCATGTTTTCAAATAATGAAGAACTGAAAAATCTTTTACTGAAAACCGGTGACAAGACCAACCAGCGACTCTGGAATTTACCGCTTTGGGACATCTGGAAAGACGACATCCGGTCGGATGTAGCCGATGTGAAGAATATTTCCATGAAGCCGATCGGAGACTGTATTGTTGCCGCAAAATTCTTAGAGCAGTTCATTGAAAACCATCCTAGATGGGCGCATCTGGATATTGCCGGCGTTGCTTTCGGCAGTGTGGGCTATGCGAAAGAAAAAGCAGCTACCGGATTCGGAGTCCAATTGCTGGCAGATTTAATCGAAAATTATCACTAA